One genomic window of Aethina tumida isolate Nest 87 chromosome 3, icAetTumi1.1, whole genome shotgun sequence includes the following:
- the LOC109601107 gene encoding transmembrane reductase CYB561D2, whose protein sequence is MDNLPGTRDKNRTSVDNYCSIDTVDTEKSGACGGDDVEMGHKHKEDEEQSQWSAVKAKLTNLTHICTCAYTLLVLYLCVAEEIVFFTWHPLLLSIGWMFLMTEGVLALSKDNFVSKYCRPFRLRSHWIPLTIAVVLSLAGFLVAFINKNRLNKNHFVSWHALFGLIGLISSIPTCLNGIPVLYKREIKKYISPKIAKFVHIATGVATVLFGGVSLFLSVYSNWFQKRTSRSYVPFLYGLLCVSIATVVVLLKPIRSCTKFIVNSLKK, encoded by the exons ATGGACAATTTACCAGGTACTCGAGATAAAAACCGCACGTCAGTAGATAATTATTGTAGCATTGATACTGTTGATACTGAAAAGAGCGGTGCCTGCGGCGGAGACGACGTCGAAATGGGTCACAAGCACAAGGAAGACGAGGAACAAAGCCAGTGGTCGGCCGTTAAGGCAAAACTGACGAATTTAACCCACATCTGCACCTGTGCCTACACATTATTGGTGCTTTACTTGTGTGTGGCCGAAGAAATCGTATTTTTTACGTGGCATCCACTTCTATTGTCCATCGGC TGGATGTTCCTGATGACTGAAGGGGTGCTGGCCCTTTCAAAGGACAATTTCGTTTCCAAGTACTGCAGGCCGTTCCGCCTAAGGAGCCACTGGATACCCCTGACAATAGCAGTAGTTTTGTCCCTTGCGGGCTTCCTGGTGGCCTTCATCAACAAAAACCGACTGAACAAAAACCACTTCGTGTCCTGGCACGCTCTGTTCGGATTAATAGGCCTCATATCCTCGATACCCACCTGTTTGAATGGCATACCGGTGTTGTACAAGAGAGAAATCAAGAAGTACATCAGCCCGAAAATTGCCAAGTTTGTGCACATTGCTACTGGGGTAGCCACTGTGTTGTTCGGTGGTGTTTCCTTGTTTTTAAGTGTGTATTCGAACTGGTTTCAGAAACGCACTTCGAGGAGTTACGTACCTTTCCTGTATGGGTTGTTGTGTGTCTCGATTGCCACTGTGGTTGTATTACTTAAGCCGATAAGGTCTTGTACcaaatttattgtcaattcTTTGAAGAAATAA
- the LOC109601098 gene encoding branched-chain-amino-acid aminotransferase, cytosolic: protein MSVITTKQCACKWVLQHQHKLKQAARACSLKVKEQLGLEETRTYEHYNESEYTFKHSDLRTTLADPSQLRAKPEVSDLKFGHIFTDHMLKVFYHKQLGGWQKPVIIPFENISLHPAAKVLHYAIELFEGLKAYRGVDGKIRIFRPDMNMNRMNQSAQSSGLPTFDGQELIKCLNRLIQVDQEWVPHASGSSLYIRPTLIGIDGTLGVQQSESALLFTILCPVGNYFAGKSESVSLFADPSYTRAWPGGCGDKKMGSNYGPTIRVQNQALRRGRQQVLWLYGPENQITEVGTMNIFVFYIDDNGDKVLATPPLNGLILPGVIRQSILSLAREWKEFRVEERVVTMKDVIKLIKSERLLEMFGSGTACVVSPVDSLEFLGEVYEVPTMYQTNPVFKRFKDTLYAIQYGEIEHPWAPVIE from the exons atgtcggTAATTACAACGAAACAG tgtGCTTGCAAATGGGTACTTCAGCACCAGCACAAGCTGAAGCAGGCCGCAAGAGCCTGTTCACTGAAAGTTAAAGAACAATTGGGGTTGGAGGAAACGAGGACCTACGAACATTATAACGAATCTGAGTACACATTCAAG CATTCCGATTTGAGGACGACGCTGGCTGACCCAAGCCAACTTAGAGCCAAGCCGGAAGTCAGCGACCTGAAGTTCGGCCATATCTTCACCGACCACATGCTCAAAGTGTTCTACCACAAGCAACTGGGCGGATGGCAGAAACCCGTCATAATACCGTTCGAGAACATTTCACTTCATCCCGCCGCAAAGGTGCTTCACTACGCAATCGAG CTCTTCGAAGGTCTGAAGGCGTACAGGGGCGTCGACGGGAAAATACGGATCTTCCGGCCGGACATGAACATGAACCGCATGAACCAGTCGGCGCAGAGTTCCGGCCTGCCCACCTTCGACGGACAGGAGCTGATCAAGTGCCTGAACCGGCTGATCCAGGTCGACCAGGAATGGGTACCGCACGCGTCCGGAAGCAGCCTCTACATTCGACCCACACTAATCGGCATTGAT ggTACTCTAGGGGTTCAGCAATCGGAATCAGCTCTTCTGTTCACCATCTTATGCCCAGTAGGCAACTATTTCGCCGGCAAAAGCGAATCGGTCTCCCTCTTCGCCGATCCCTCGTACACCAGAGCGTGGCCGGGCGGCTGCGGCGACAAAAAGATGGGCTCGAACTACGGCCCCACGATCCGGGTGCAAAACCAGGCGTTGCGCCGGGGCAGGCAGCAGGTACTGTGGCTGTACGGTCCAGAAAATCAGATCACCGAGGTGGGAACCATGAACATATTCGTGTTTTACATCGACGACAATGGAG acAAAGTATTAGCCACGCCGCCACTCAACGGGTTAATTTTGCCCGGAGTCATCAGACAGTCCATCCTGTCGTTGGCACGTGAATGGAAAGAATTCAGGGTTGAAGAACGGGTCGTTACCATGAAGGACGTCATCAAACTTATAAAATCAGAAAGA TTATTGGAGATGTTCGGCTCAGGTACTGCCTGCGTGGTCAGTCCGGTTGATTCGTTGGAGTTCCTCGGGGAAGTGTATGAAGTACCGACCATGTATCAAACAAATCCAGTATTCAAAAGGTTTAAGGACACGTTGTACGCCATACAGTATGGCGAGATAGAACACCCTTGGGCTCCAGTGATAGAATaa
- the LOC109601106 gene encoding succinate dehydrogenase assembly factor 2-B, mitochondrial, with protein sequence MNSIVLKNCTLLRNSPTLIRISSALNQRGYNSSGNVVDPPDDFIPIPRCQERENEPLTQKKNRLQYQSRKRGMLENDLLLSTFAAKYLKDFTSEETAEYDRLINGPSNDWDLYYWATGIKPIPEEFDSKIMQLLVEHCKNLNKESRIRQPDLVAM encoded by the exons atgaatTCAATCGTTTTAAAGAATTGCACCCTTTTG AGAAATTCTCCAACCCTAATTAGAATTTCGTCGGCGTTAAATCAGAGAGGCTACAACTCGTCCGGCAATGTCGTCGACCCGCCGGACGATTTCATCCCCATCCCCAGGTGCCAGGAGCGCGAGAACGAGCCCCTGACTCAAAAAAAGAATAG GTTGCAGTATCAGTCACGCAAAAGGGGCATGCTCGAGAACGACCTGCTGTTGAGTACGTTTGCGGCCAAGTATCTCAAAGACTTCACTTCTGAGGAGACCGCCGAATATGACAG GCTTATTAATGGACCTTCAAATGATTGGGATTTGTACTATTGGGCTACAGGAATTAAGCCCATTCCTGAAGAGTTTGACAGCAAGATTATGCAGTTATTGGTCGAACACTGCAAAAACTTGAACAAGGAGTCAAGAATCAGACAACCTGACTTGGTGGCCatgtaa
- the LOC109601091 gene encoding insulin-like growth factor 2 mRNA-binding protein 3-A: protein MNSSQSAPISMNKLYIGNLPANANKTQIKKLFMTQNLSCTNIVVNEGGYAFVNCPDQSAADKAIDVLNGYKFNGSVLMVEPSVASSKNCYKLPRSTNYRGWKGRER from the coding sequence ATGAACTCTTCTCAATCAGCTCCGATATCGATGAACAAGTTGTACATAGGAAACCTACCGGCCAACGCCAATAAGACGCAGATCAAGAAGCTGTTTATGACTCAGAACTTGTCCTGCACCAACATCGTGGTCAACGAAGGCGGATACGCGTTCGTGAACTGCCCAGATCAATCTGCGGCCGACAAGGCGATCGACGTGCTCAACGGATACAAGTTTAATGGGTCGGTTTTGATGGTGGAGCCTTCCGTGGCGTCAAGTAAAAATTGCTACAAGTTACCCAGGAGCACTAACTATCGTGGCTGGAAGGGACGAGAGCGATAG
- the LOC109601117 gene encoding insulin-like growth factor 2 mRNA-binding protein 3-A — protein MNVPQAPISMNKLYIGNLPMNASKAQIKKLFNKQNLSCTKIVVKRGGYAFVDCPNQSAADKAIDMLNGYNMNGSILMVEPSMGTSQNGFRVPTSLSYRPWKEQER, from the coding sequence atgaacgTGCCGCAAGCACCGATATCAATGAACAAATTGTACATCGGAAACCTGCCGATGAACGCCAGCAAAGCGCAGATCAAGAAGTTGTTCAACAAGCAGAATTTGTCCTGCACGAAAATCGTGGTGAAACGTGGAGGATACGCCTTCGTTGATTGCCCCAATCAGTCTGCTGCCGACAAAGCTATCGACATGCTCAACGGATACAACATGAACGGGTCCATTTTGATGGTGGAACCTTCCATGGGGACAAGCCAGAACGGTTTTAGAGTACCCACGAGTCTCAGCTATCGCCCGTGGAAGGAACAAGAAcgataa
- the LOC109601112 gene encoding uncharacterized protein LOC109601112, producing MFVKPFILLALVGHCLCYSWGTEGNKFNNMCEKVQKAFMTNKLSYTQIESQLDTCLAAHIGKTGAKSYVMKYLTTNSNTNEAYKNTYGSENTIKVDSFHNFVYCMEGLIR from the exons ATGTTTGTCAAACCTTTCATTCTTTTAGCGTTGGTTG GCCACTGCTTGTGCTACAGCTGGGGCACTGAAGGCAA taaattcaaCAACATGTGTGAGAAAGTCCAGAAAGCCTTTATGACCAATAAACTTTCCTACACCCAAATTGAAAGCCAGCTGGACACATGTTTGGCAGCACATATCGGTAAAACCGGTGCAAAAAGTTATGTGATGAAGTACTTGACAACAAACTCTAACACCAATGAAGCCTATAAGAATACGTATGGGAGTGAAAATACCATAAAAGTCGACAGCTTCCATAACTTCGTTTATTGCATGGAAGGATTGATTAGATGA
- the LOC126264882 gene encoding uncharacterized protein LOC126264882, protein MFVKPLIILVLVGQSLCYSWSEEAKNFNNLCRKVNRAYQVNKLDFSEINDRLDTCLNAHINESGLKSYVLKPLTEKSYNINNAYKNTFQQVSCTVDNFHNFIYCMERLLK, encoded by the exons atgtttgtaaaaccGTTGATTATCTTGGTGTTAGTTG gtCAATCCTTGTGTTACAGCTGGAGCGAAGAGGCCAA gaattttaataatctttgtaGAAAAGTAAACCGTGCCTATCAAGTAAATAAGCTTGATTTCTCCGAGATTAATGACAGGTTGGACACCTGTCTTAATGCACACATCAACGAGTCTGGCCTAAAGTCATATGTCCTAAAACCTTTGACAGAAAAATCCTATAACATCAATAATGCATATAAAAACACTTTCCAACAAGTAAGTTGTACTGTGGACAACTTCcacaatttcatttattgtatGGAAAGACtgttaaaatga
- the LOC109601110 gene encoding uncharacterized protein LOC109601110 isoform X1 produces MFVKPSIILVLVAQCLCYNRTDEAQYFNKMCQKVNKAYQDNKLSYSQLNSQTDTCLSAHIGEYGLKYFVMEALTKKGYNTNDAYKNTFRSSSCSVDSFHNFIYCMEGLVR; encoded by the exons atgtttgtaaaaccTTCAATAATCTTGGTGCTGGTTg CCCAATGCTTATGTTACAACCGGACTGATGAAGCTCA atatttcaataaaatgtgcCAGAAAGTTAACAAGGCCTATCAGGACAACAAATTAAGTTACTCTCAACTTAATAGTCAAACGGACACATGTTTGTCTGCTCACATCGGTGAATACGggctgaaatattttgttatggaAGCCCTGACGAAAAAAGGCTACAACACCAATGATGCATATAAAAACACATTCAGATCATCATCATGCAGCGTTGACAGCTTCCACAACTTCATCTACTGTATGGAAGGATTGGTCAGATAA
- the LOC109601110 gene encoding uncharacterized protein LOC109601110 isoform X2 translates to MFVKPSIILVLVAQCLCYKWNEEGQYFNRVCQKINTAYQQSKLSYTQIDSRMDICLNAHVNEGSMKSYVMRAMTDKNYNTNSAYNNTFRQASCNVDSFHNYIYCMEGLFR, encoded by the exons atgtttgtaaaaccTTCAATAATCTTGGTGCTGGTTg CCCAATGCTTATGTTACAAGTGGAATGAGGAAGGCCA atattttaatagagtGTGCCAGAAAATTAACACGGCCTATCAGCAAAGCAAACTGAGTTACACTCAAATTGATAGTCGAATGGACATATGTTTGAATGCTCACGTCAATGAAGGATCAATGAAATCTTATGTTATGAGGGCCATGACGGATAAAAACTACAACACCAATAGTGCATATAATAACACATTCAGACAAGCGTCATGCAACGTCGACAGCTTCCACAACTACATCTACTGTATGGAAGGATTGTTCAGATAA
- the LOC109601110 gene encoding uncharacterized protein LOC109601110 isoform X3 — MFVNPLIILVLVAQCLCYKWNEEGQYFNRVCQKINTAYQQSKLSYTQIDSRMDICLNAHVNEGSMKSYVMRAMTDKNYNTNSAYNNTFRQASCNVDSFHNYIYCMEGLFR, encoded by the exons atgtttgtaaaccCTTTAATAATCTTGGTGCTGGTTg CCCAATGCTTATGTTACAAGTGGAATGAGGAAGGCCA atattttaatagagtGTGCCAGAAAATTAACACGGCCTATCAGCAAAGCAAACTGAGTTACACTCAAATTGATAGTCGAATGGACATATGTTTGAATGCTCACGTCAATGAAGGATCAATGAAATCTTATGTTATGAGGGCCATGACGGATAAAAACTACAACACCAATAGTGCATATAATAACACATTCAGACAAGCGTCATGCAACGTCGACAGCTTCCACAACTACATCTACTGTATGGAAGGATTGTTCAGATAA
- the LOC126264881 gene encoding uncharacterized protein LOC126264881 — protein sequence MFVKPLLILVLVAQCLCYKWNEEGQYFNRVCQKINAAYQQSKLSYTQIDSRMDICLNAHVNEGSMKSYVMRAMTDKNYNTNNAYNNTFRQASCNVDSFHNYIYCMEGLFR from the exons atgtttgtaaaaccTTTGTTAATCTTGGTGCTGGTTg CCCAATGCTTATGTTACAAATGGAATGAGGAAGGCCA atattttaatagagtGTGCCAGAAAATTAACGCGGCCTATCAGCAAAGCAAACTGAGTTACACTCAAATTGATAGTCGAATGGACATATGTTTGAATGCTCACGTCAATGAAGGATCAATGAAATCTTATGTTATGAGGGCCATGACGGATAAAAACTACAACACCAATAATGCATATAATAACACATTCAGACAAGCGTCATGCAACGTCGACAGCTTCCACAACTACATCTACTGTATGGAAGGATTGTTCAGATAA
- the LOC109601111 gene encoding uncharacterized protein LOC109601111 translates to MQPNAYVNNWTDEAKCFNKMAEKVNKAYQQSKLSYSQIDSRMDTCIRAHIGEWSVKSYTMKALTDKKYNTNEAYNNTFKAVSCSVDNLHNYIYCMEGLFR, encoded by the exons ATGCAGCCCAATGCTTATGTTAACAACTGGACTGATGAAGCCAA atgtttcaataaaatggcCGAGAAAGTTAACAAGGCCTATCAGCAAAGCAAATTGAGTTACTCTCAAATTGATAGTCGAATGGACACATGTATACGGGCTCACATCGGTGAATGGTCGGTGAAATCTTATACTATGAAAGCCCTGACGGATAAAAAGTATAACACCAATGAAGCTTATAATAACACATTCAAAGCAGTATCATGCAGCGTCGACAACTTACACAACTACATCTACTGTATGGAAGGGTTGTTCAGATAA
- the LOC109601110 gene encoding uncharacterized protein LOC109601110 isoform X4: MFVKPLLILVLVAQCLCYKWNEEGQYFNRVCQKINTAYQQSKLSYTQIDSRMDICLNAHVNEGSMKSYVMRAMTDKNYNTNSAYNNTFRQASCNVDSFHNYIYCMEGLFR, encoded by the exons atgtttgtaaaaccTTTGTTAATCTTGGTGTTGGTTg CCCAATGCTTATGTTACAAGTGGAATGAGGAAGGCCA atattttaatagagtGTGCCAGAAAATTAACACGGCCTATCAGCAAAGCAAACTGAGTTACACTCAAATTGATAGTCGAATGGACATATGTTTGAATGCTCACGTCAATGAAGGATCAATGAAATCTTATGTTATGAGGGCCATGACGGATAAAAACTACAACACCAATAGTGCATATAATAACACATTCAGACAAGCGTCATGCAACGTCGACAGCTTCCACAACTACATCTACTGTATGGAAGGATTGTTCAGATAA
- the LOC109601105 gene encoding E3 ubiquitin-protein ligase sina, translating to MMVDEPTYSLLTDLTCPNCSNYFTPPITICPVGHSMCHACSGKLRQCPVCNITLPKTRNLTLENLCAKVNFPCKYRYLGCDKLITGSALKQHQRECPYAIQCPGCSHHFTPPIKTCQLGHNMCKTCSDRFPGCPVCRSPHSNTRNLELEGVCANLSFPCKYESSGCKKLIRGSHLKQHHLECGYGDKLCPMYVCNIEGNRSEMETHLLANHADNKIFFGDFSTVISFKKDSHWRTVIKKFDEVFILTVIADKTTKVIKTYLNSLFELDNFVTYHFVLTLSYKDKPLFASVGVCHDYCETQPDDYFVVPKEVVLEFEAKYDNKIYFTAAIFKTPTDY from the coding sequence ATGATGGTTGATGAACCGACCTATTCACTTCTGACAGACCTAACGTGCCCTAACTGTTCAAACTACTTCACACCACCCATCACAATTTGTCCAGTTGGCCACAGCATGTGCCACGCTTGTTCCGGCAAGCTGCGACAATGTCCAGTGTGCAACATAACCCTGCCAAAGACCAGGAACCTAACGTTGGAAAATTTATGTGCCAAGGTGAATTTCCCCTGCAAGTACCGCTACCTAGGTTGCGACAAGTTGATCACGGGATCAGCTTTGAAGCAACACCAACGCGAGTGCCCCTACGCCATCCAGTGCCCGGGTTGCTCACACCACTTCACACCTCCAATCAAAACGTGCCAACTTGGACACAACATGTGCAAGACTTGCTCCGACAGGTTTCCAGGTTGTCCGGTGTGCCGAAGTCCCCACTCAAACACCAGGAACTTGGAACTGGAAGGCGTTTGTGCCAACCTGAGCTTCCCTTGTAAATATGAGTCTTCAGGTTGTAAAAAGTTGATCAGGGGGTCACACTTGAAGCAACATCATCTGGAGTGTGGTTATGGTGACAAGTTGTGCCCTATGTATGTGTGCAACATAGAGGGAAACAGGAGTGAAATGGAGACGCACTTGTTGGCAAATCACGCAgacaacaaaatattctttgggGATTTCAGCACGGTGATCAGTTTTAAAAAGGACTCCCATTGGAGGactgtaattaaaaagttcGACGAAGTTTTTATCCTGACTGTTATTGCAGATAAAACgacaaaagttattaaaacttacttAAATTCGTTGTTTGAGCTGGATAATTTTGTCACATACCATTTCGTCTTAACTTTGTCATATAAGGACAAACCTTTGTTTGCTTCAGTTGGTGTTTGCCATGATTATTGTGAAACACAACctgatgattattttgtagttCCTAAGGAAGTTGTACTCGAATTCGAAGCTAAatatgacaataaaatttatttcactgcTGCTATTTTCAAGACACCAActgattattga
- the LOC109601114 gene encoding uncharacterized protein LOC109601114 isoform X1 — MFIKSLIILGLVAQCFCYDWSTDGKRFNTMCANVKKAFLADKLTKSQIKSRTNTCLGAHLNDYTSEDDIVRYTTEDYNTDNAYKDIFQRNVFLQAEGFHNFIYCMEGLLR, encoded by the exons atgtttataaagtcgTTGATTATCTTGGGGTTGGTTG cCCAGTGCTTCTGTTACGATTGGAGTACAGATGGAAA GAGATTCAATACGATGTGTGCGAACGTCAAAAAGGCATTTTTGGCCGATAAGCTTACTAAATCTCAGATTAAGAGCAGAACGAATACCTGTTTGGGAGCTCACTTAAACGACTACACTTCTGAAGACGATATAGTGAGATACACGACAGAAGATTACAACACAGACAACGCCTACAAGGACATATTCCAACGTAACGTTTTTCTTCAGGCCGAAGgctttcacaattttatttactgtatGGAAGGATTGTTGAGATAA
- the LOC109601114 gene encoding uncharacterized protein LOC109601114 isoform X2, with product MFIKSLIILGLVAQSFCYDWNTEGKKFNAMCANVKKAFLAEKLTKSQISSKVNTCLGPHIGEYSAAGDIMRCTTEDYNTDYAYANIFQRNLYLQAEGFHNFIYCMEGLLR from the exons atgtttataaagtcgTTGATTATCTTGGGGTTGGTTG cCCAGAGCTTCTGTTACGATTGGAATACAGAAGGAAA GAAATTCAATGCAATGTGTGCGAACGTCAAAAAGGCTTTTTTGGCAGAAAAACTTACAAAATCTCAGATTAGTAGCAAAGTGAATACCTGTTTGGGACCTCATATAGGTGAATACAGCGCTGCAGGCGACATAATGAGATGCACGACAGAGGATTACAACACAGACTACGCATACGCCAACATATTCCAACGTAACCTTTATCTTCAGGCTGAAGgctttcacaattttatttactgtatGGAAGGGTTGTTGAGATGA
- the LOC109601092 gene encoding TNF receptor-associated factor family protein DDB_G0285149: MLGGLNYSLLSDLMCPSCSNYFTPPIRICPVGHSMCDACSDRLPQCPVCHVPQSKARNLMLEKMCAQLNFPCKYRFIGCDKLIKGSALKQHYRECPFAVQCAGCSDHFTPPIRTCQLGHNMCRTCFDRFPSCPVCKSPHSETRNLKLEDICARLSFPCKYEAMGCKKVVKGSQLKQHHLGCDYAVQSCPMYACNVERTKSEMEKHLVGYHADQGIFYGNFSKVINFKKDSHWRTVIKKFDEFFVLTVIVDKTTKVIKMYLYSLFEQDSFDIFHFELTLSYKDNPLFASVGVCHNYSETQSDNYWVVPREVSMEFETRYDNKIYFSIDIFRTQAVV, translated from the coding sequence ATGCTTGGAGGTCTGAACTATTCACTTCTGTCCGACCTGATGTGCCCCAGCTGCTCAAACTACTTCACACCACCCATAAGGATTTGCCCCGTGGGCCACAGCATGTGCGACGCCTGTTCCGACAGGCTTCCACAGTGCCCCGTGTGCCACGTACCCCAATCCAAAGCCAGGAACCTGATGCTGGAGAAAATGTGCGCCCAGCTGAACTTCCCCTGCAAGTACCGCTTCATAGGTTGCGACAAGCTGATCAAAGGCTCGGCCCTGAAGCAACACTACCGGGAGTGCCCTTTCGCCGTCCAGTGTGCCGGTTGCTCGGACCACTTCACGCCGCCGATCAGGACGTGCCAGCTGGGCCACAACATGTGCAGGACCTGTTTCGACAGGTTTCCGAGCTGTCCGGTGTGCAAGAGCCCCCATTCTGAGACCAGGAACTTGAAATTGGAGGATATTTGTGCCCGGTTGAGTTTCCCCTGCAAGTACGAGGCTATGGGGTGTAAGAAGGTGGTCAAGGGGTCGCAGCTGAAGCAGCACCATCTGGGGTGTGACTATGCTGTACAGTCGTGCCCCATGTATGCGTGCAACGTTGAGAGGACTAAGAGTGAAATGGAGAAGCATTTGGTGGGGTACCATGCTGATCAAGGTATATTCTATGGGAATTTCAGCAAAGTAATCAACTTCAAAAAGGATTCACATTGGAGGACGGTCATCAAAAAGTTTGACGAATTTTTTGTCCTTACTGTTATTGTagacaaaacaacaaaagtcATTAAGATGTATTTATATTCCTTGTTTGAACAAGATAGTTttgacatatttcattttgagTTAACTTTGTCATACAAAGACAACCCTTTGTTTGCCTCAGTTGGTGTATGTCATAATTATTCAGAAACTCAATCTGACAACTACTGGGTAGTACCCAGGGAAGTTTCAATGGAGTTTGAAACTAGGTacgacaataaaatatactttagtattgatattttcaggACACAAGCAGttgtttag